From Mya arenaria isolate MELC-2E11 chromosome 12, ASM2691426v1, the proteins below share one genomic window:
- the LOC128210456 gene encoding serine/threonine-protein kinase PRP4 homolog, producing MSSRDTRLGDNTQNKDTRLEDKTSSRHTRLGDKMSNRDTRLGENTPNRETRLEENTSNRYTMVEDNTKQTRKSRRKHTKQIHKARRQNVKQRHKARRQHTKQRHKVMRQHIKQRHKARRQNVKQRHKARRKHIKQTHKARREHTNQRHKARRHKARTQHTKQRHKARSQHIKQRYKARRQHTKQIHKAGRQNVKQRHKARRQHTTQRHKSRRQQTKQIERLEDKTSNRDTRLGDNTPNRDTSLGDITPNRDTRLKDNTPNRYTMVEDNTKQTHKSRRQNVKQRHKARRQHTKQIHKARRQNVKQRHKARRQHTKQIHKARRQNVKQTHKSRRQNVKQRHKARRQHTKQIHKARRQNVKQIHTARRQNVKQRHKARRKHTKQIHKARRQNVKQTHKSRRKHTKQTHKSRRQHTKQIHKARRQNVKQRHKARRQHTKQRHKARTQHTKQRHKARRQHTKQRDKARTQHTKHRQKSRRQHTKQRDKARRQHTKQRDKARTQHTKHRQKSRRQHTKQRDKARRQHTKQIHKARRQNVKQRHKDTRLENNTPNRDTGLEDNTQNRDTGLGDNTPNRYTKLEDKTSNRDTRLGDNTQNRHKVRRHHTKQRHKGRRQSIKYSHKVTQHTEQRHKARRLHTKQRHKARRQHTKQRHKARRQHTKQIHKARRQHTKQRDKARRQHTRQRHKARRQNTKQRHKARRQSIKYGHKVRQHTKQRFVSRRQHIKQRLKS from the exons ATGTCAAGCAGAGACACAAGGCTAGGAgacaacacacaaaacaaagaCACAAGGCTAGAAGACAAAACGTCAAGCAGACACACAAGGCTAGGAGACAAAATGTCAAACAGAGACACACGGCTAGGAGAAAACACACCAAACAGAGAAACAAGGCTAGAAGAAAACACGTCAAACAGATACacaatggtagaagacaacacaaAACAGACACGCAAGTCTAGGAGAAAACACACCAAACAGATACACAAGGCTAGAAGACAAAACGTCAAACAGAGACACAAGGCTAGAAGACAACACACAAAACAGAGACACAAGGTTATGAGACAACACATCAAACAGAGACACAAGGCTAGAAGACAAAATGTCAAACAGAGACACAAGGCTCGGAGAAAACACATTAAACAGACACACAAGGCTAGGAGAGAACACACCAATCAGAGACACAAGGCTAGAAG ACACAAGGCTAGAACACAACATACCAAACAGAGACACAAGGCTAGGAGTCAACACATCAAACAAAGATACAAGGCTAGAAGACAACACACCAAACAGATACACAAGGCTGGGAGACAAAATGTCAAACAGAGACACAAGGCTAGGAGACAACACACAACACAGAGACACAAGTCTAGGAGACAACAAACCAAACAGATCGAAAGGCTAGAAGACAAAACGTCAAACAGAGACACAAGGCTAGGAGACAACACACCAAACAGAGACACAAGTTTAGGAGACATCACACCAAACAGAGACACAAGGCTAAAAGACAACACACCAAACAGATACacaatggtagaagacaacacaaAACAGACACACAAGTCTAGAAGACAAAACGTCAAACAGAGACACAAGGCTAGAAGACAACACACAAAACAGATACACAAGGCTAGAAGACAAAACGTCAAACAGAGACACAAGGCTAGAAGACAACACACAAAACAGATACACAAGGCTAGAAGACAAAACGTCAAACAGACACACAAGTCTAGAAGACAAAACGTCAAACAGAGACACAAGGCTAGAAGACAACACACAAAACAGATACACAAGGCTAGAAGACAAAACGTCAAACAGATACACACGGCTAGAAGACAAAACGTCAAACAGAGACACAAGGCTAGAAGAAAACACACCAAACAGATACACAAGGCTAGAAGACAAAACGTCAAACAGACACACAAGTCTAGGAGAAAACACACCAAACAGACACACAAGTCTAGGAGACAACACACCAAACAGATACACAAGGCTAGAAGACAAAACGTCAAACAGAGACACAAGGCTAGAAGACAACACACAAAACAGAGACACAAGGCTAGGACACAACACACCAAACAGAGACACAAGGCTAGGAGACAACACACAAAACAGAGAGACAAGGCTAGGACACAACACACCAAACATAGACAAAAGTCTAGGAGACAACACACAAAACAGAGAGACAAGGCTAGGAGACAACACACAAAACAGAGAGACAAGGCTAGGACACAACACACCAAACATAGACAAAAGTCTAGGAGACAACACACAAAACAGAGAGACAAGGCTAGGAGACAACACACAAAACAGATACACAAGGCTAGAAGACAAAATGTCAAACAGAGACACAA AGACACAAGGCTAGAAAACAACACACCAAACAGGGACACAGGGCTAGAAGACAACACACAAAACCGAGACACAGGTCTAGGAGATAACACACCAAACAGATACACAAAGCTAGAAGACAAAACGTCAAACAGAGACACAAGGCTAGGAGACAACACACAAAACAGACACAAGGTTAGGAGACATCACACCAAACAGAGACACAAGGGTAGAAGACAAAGCATCAAATATAGTCACAAGGTTACACAACACACCGAACAGAGACACAAGGCTAGGAGACTGCACACCAAACAGAGACACAAGGCTAGAAGACAACACACCAAACAGAGACACAAGGCTAGGAGACAACACACAAAACAGATTCACAAGGCTAGGAGACAACACACAAAACAGAGAGACAAGGCTAGGAGACAACACACCAGACAGAGACACAAGGCTAGAAGACAAAACACCAAacagagacacaaggcaagaaGACAAAGCATCAAATATGGTCACAAGGTTAGACAACACACCAAACAGAGATTCGTGTCTAGAAGACAACACATCAAACAGAGGCTCAAGTCTTGA
- the LOC128212393 gene encoding F-box/WD repeat-containing protein 4-like, with protein MDFQSKTTQAEGKIPHPSICLEIIPELPDVALIYIFKKCDIKTLGRICRACKRFRDLVKLDAVWFRFSRYLLKLNSCDIGSKRCSLPLFQQYRLGHNWEEKKCCQVVLSKNNTRLIPWMQYNQNVLWISGKNGIRSFDVRETGRPRERKGKRLQLPNRHDVTRFVVKDNILLSGCRDGSVYAFDTSNGQCIQTLYKLHDTDAQAVDFHGDYIVSGSRDKTVKVTSVTGTGDQDCGPIKAVLNLRERVWSLALAQGGRNVAIGTAGCRGAPSLSVWNVERQGQTHVLGDYRYGAGVLDVRFEDDNTLLSCGYDACLRLWDLRTSTCVSEWAEPYDATVYCLQTDCNVAMVTGTAQHSMVRLWDKRSTQPVQEYFLSQKSPVYSVAFDSRRLFAALDLNTSYLDFS; from the exons ATGGACTTTCAGTCGAAAACTACACAGGCGGAGGGGAAGATTCCTCATCCGTCAATCTGCTTAGAAATTATTCCGGAGTTGCCTGACGTTGCTTTgatttatatctttaaaaaatgtgatATCAAAACATTAGGAAGAATCTGTAGAGCCTGTAAGAGGTTTCGTGATCTGGTAAAACTAGATGCAGTATGGTTCAGATTTTCAAGGTATCTCTTGAAACTCAATTCTTGTGACATAGGAAGCAAGAG ATGTTCGCTGCCATTGTTCCAGCAGTACAGGCTAGGTCACAACTGGGAGGAGAAGAAATGCTGCCAGGTAGTCTTGTCAAAAAACAACACAAG ATTAATTCCATGGATGCAGTACAATCAGAATGTTCTGTGGATCTCGGGCAAGAACGGCATCCGCTCATTCGACGTCCGAGAGACAGGACGGCCTAGAGAAAGGAAGGGAAAGAGGCTGCAGCTGCCTAACAGACATGACGTGACAAGATTCGTGGTCAAAGACAATATACTGCTTTCTGGCTGcag AGATGGGAGTGTGTATGCGTTTGACACAAGTAATGGACAGTGTATTCAGACCCTGTACAAGTTGCACGACACAGATGCCCAGGCTGTAGACTTCCATGGTGATTACATTGTCTCTGGCTCCAGGGATAAAACTGTCAAG GTGACAAGTGTTACGGGTACAGGTGACCAGGACTGTGGACCAATAAAAGCCGTCCTGAATCTCCGTGAGAGGGTGTGGTCTCTGGCATTAGCCCAAGGGGGAAG GAACGTTGCCATAGGAACCGCCGGTTGCCGAGGAGCGCCATCCTTGTCTGTTTGGAATGTAGAGAG gcAGGGCCAGACGCATGTGCTCGGAGACTACAGGTACGGGGCGGGGGTGCTGGATGTTAGATTTGAAGATGACAACACCCTTCTCTCCTGTGGCTATGATGCTTGCCTAAGACTGTGGGATCTAAGAACATCAACATG TGTAAGTGAGTGGGCTGAACCATATGATGCAACAGTCTACTGCCTCCAGACTGACTGTAATGTTGCCATGGTAACGGGCACTGCTCAGCACAGCATGGTTCGTCTCTGGGATAAAAGAAGCACACAGCCCGTCCAG gaGTATTTTCTCTCACAGAAAAGTCCAGTCTATTCTGTGGCTTTTGATTCCAGAAGATTGTTTGCTGCATTGGACTTAAACACATCCTACTTGGACTTTTCATGA